TCATCTTTTCTAATACTTTCTTATTATAGTCGCTTACACAAATAACTTCTTCCATGCTATCCACCTATCAAAATAAATTATATAGTAAGTTCTCTCAAATGAAAAAAAATCACTTACAACTTGAACGTTACAGGTAAGACTACGGAGAAACTTTATTAAGAATTTATACCTTTGCGAGGGGCAAAAATGCACCCCCCCTAATTATTACTAACTCCATAGTATGCACCTAATGCATTTTAAAGCCCATTTATTTCCTTTTAAATGTTTCGGTTATTTTTAAATAAAATTTAATAGAAAATAAAAAATATAAGATTATATTACAGTTTTTTTAATTTCTAGTCTTCTTCTGATAAACTTTTCTATTTCTATAACAAAAAAGCTTGTAGTCGCCACTATACATAATGGAATCCACCAGATAGCTGGAAATGGCGCAGTTCTGAAAGGGCTTGTTCCAAACAGAGGCTCAGAATAGACTAAGAGGACTTGTAAGACCAAAGTTGTCAGAGCACCAATTGTTAACCATTTGTTTCTAAATGGATTTATCTTAAATGCTGTGCCTCTAAGTGACCTTGCAGTAAACAGATACCCAACTTCAATCATTATTATAGTTGTGAATGCGATTGTCTGGGCTTGTGGTAAAAATTCCAGAGAGTTACCCACCGACTTGAAGAAGAGTAAATACATTGAGAAGATCATTGTCACTTCTACAACGGATACTATCCCAACTCTTTGAATGAAAAATTTGTTGAATAATTTTTCATTAGGGTCTCTTGGTGGTCTAGTTAATAATCCATTTCCCGCTGGCTCCCATATCAAAGGAATTGCGCAAGCAATAGCAATTATTAAGTTGACCCACAATATCTGCACTGGCTCTATGGGAAGTCTATGGCTAAAAAGAGGTATAAAAGGTGCTAAGAATAAAGCTCCTGCCATAGCTAGTCCTTGGCCTCCATTAGTTGGCATTATGTAGAGGATTACTTTCCAGATATTATCATATACATGTCTACCTTCTTCAACAGCATCAACTATTGTAGCAAAATTATCGTCAGTTAATATGATATCCGACGCTTCCTTACTTACCTCAGTTCCTCCCACACCCATAGCAACACCAATATCTGCTGCTTTTAATGCGGGGGCATCGTTTACCCCGTCTCCAGTCATTGCTACTATATGCCCTCTTTTTTGCAGTTGTTTTGTTATTCTATATTTATGCTCTGGCTCAACTCTTGCATACACTGAGAAATCATTAACTACTTCAAAAAGTTGATCGTCTGTCATCTCTGAGATTTCTTTTCCTGTCAAAACTTCGTCTTCTCCATCTCCTATCCTTAGCTGTTTAGCAACTGCTTTTGCTGTAAAAGCGTGATCTCCTGTAATCATTATTGGTCGAATACCAGCTGTTTTACATTTTTCAATGGCATCAATAGCTTCTTTTCTTGGAGGATCTATCATACCTTGAGCACCAACAAATGTTAAATCTGAGATATCTTTCTCGTCAAGTGAAAGTTTATCTTTAGGAACTTTCTTGTAAGCCATAGCTAAGACTCTTAACGCATCTTTAGCCATATCCTCGACATTTTTCATTATCAGTTCTTTGTCAAGTGGCATTTTTTTTCCATCGATAAACTGATTTTTACAAGATTTTAAAATTCTTTCAGGAGAACCTTTTACATAAATTATATTCCCATCACAATCTTCATGTAATGTTGCCATGTACTGTTGTTTCGGTTCAAAAGGTATCTCATCCAATTTTAGAAGTTTTTCATTGATGCCAGCTTTTGTGGCTGAAACAATTAAAGCCGCTTCTGTATGGCTTCCTTTGGCAACGTATCTGTTCTTTTCAATAGCTATACCTGCATTATTACAGAGAAAACCTGTTCTTAAAGTTTGGATAAGCTCTGGTGTTAGTTCTGCTTTTGTATTTCCATCATTCTCCAATATTTGACCCACAGGTTCGTACCCTACACCTTCAACAATATAGGTTCTATTTCCACTAAATATCCGAACTGCTGTCATCTCATTTTTAGTTAGGGTCCCTGTTTTATCTGAACAAATAACTGTGACACTACCTAAGGTTTCAGCAGCTGGTAAGTTTCTTACTATTGCATTCTTTTTTGCCATAACGGTGGATCCAACAGCAAAAGCAGCAATTATAGCACCAGCAAGCCCTTCAGGTATTAATGCCACAATCATGCCTATCATGGCAAGAAACATATAGATTATTTCATATCCCTCTAGTACGCCCAATCCGAAAACTATTACTCCAAAAGAAACAATAGTAATGATTAGTAGCTTTACAAATGCCGATATCTTTTTTAATATAGGGGGTGTAGTCTGGCCAGAACTCTTCATTAGTTTTGCTATTTTCCCAATTTCAGTTTCTTCCGCAGTTGCATATACAATACCTTTTCCTCTTCCGCTTGTTACAAAAGTTCCCCCATAGGCCATACAATACTTTCCTTCGTTATTTTTATTATTGGGATCATCTTCTGTACCTTTTCGGACAGGCATTGATTCTCCTGTAAGCATTGATTCATCTAAATGCAAACTCTTTGAAGATACTATTCTAAGGTCAGCAGGTACTTTATCTCCGGCCTCAATAATAACGATATCTCCTGGAACTAGATCTCTTGCAGGAATTACTTTAGTTTCACCATCTCTCATTACCTTGCATTTATCCACTAGCATATCCTTTAAGGCATCAATTGAGGCTTCAGCTTTCCCTTCTTGGATAAATCCAATCACGGCTGTTGCTATAACAACTCCTATAATAACCCACATGTCCATTATGATATCTTCTTCTCCCATGAAAGCCCATAGGAAAAAACATGCAAAAGCTGCCACTATTAGAACCATGAGCAGAGGATTATTGAATTGCATTAAAAATCTGATAATTGGCCCTCTTTTCTTGAATTTAATCTCATTGTATCCATACTTTTCAAGTCTTGAGGTCGCTTCTTTAGAGGAGAGCCCACCCGTAGATGTACTCAACTTCTCTATTATGTCCTTACTAGTTAATTTGCACCAATCTAATTTTGTTTCCACGGGCATCCCTCCTTTATTATTTTTTTTATATCCAATGTGGTAATATATTACCCTTTATAAAATTTTCGTCTACCCTAATTTTGTTAGAAATAATTATTTAAATAACAAATAATTATTTAGTACAGTGAGAAAATGACATCTAATCTTCCAAATTTAAATGACAATTCCTCAAAAGGAATTATTTATTTTGTAATAATCACATTTTTTATTACATATTTGATGGATGCAATTATTTTTCTTAACGGTGGCCTTACATACCAGAATACATTTGCATTTCTAATTGCCATGATGTTTGTACCGCTAATTGTATCTGTCACACTTACCAAATTCTATCTTAAAAGAAAACTTTCATCTTTTGGGATAAACAAAGGCAAGAGTATTAAATATTATTTAGCTGCCTATCTTTATCCATTTTTAGTTATTGGGCTAGGAGTTCTTCTATTTGTAATAATGGGATTTGGAACTCTAAGAACTGATATGGATTTAATATTCCCAATTCAGTATGGTATTCCTATCTATATCTATTTAATCAACTATTCAATTGCGCCTATTTTTCCTAACTCTATATTCGCATTTGGAGAAGAGTATGGGTGGCGTGGATACCTTCAGGATCTCTTGCTAGAAAAGTTTTCTATCCTAAAGACTCTATTAATAACTGGTGTTATATGGGGACTATGGCATGCACCTTTAATTGCAATGGGATATAACTATCACCAATACCCTTTACCGGGTGTATTTCTCTTCACACTTTGGACTATATTTGTAGGGATATTTTTTGGGTGGTTAAAAATTAAATCAAAATCAGTTTTGACTGCAGCACTTGGACACGGTGCAATAAACGCTTACGTTGGATTTGGGATAATCTTTGCACAAACAAATAATCAACTATTAGGTGTTCCTTTTGGTATTCCGGGATTGTTAGCATTCTTTATACTTGCATTAGTATTCTTATGGGATCTAAAGAGAAACTATCCCAAAGATTTCTGATATTGCCATCTCTAAAATATCAATTGATTTAAGATATTCGTCAGTGTCAATACATTCCATATCTGTATGGTCTAAAGATGAGTCGCCTGGGCCATAGGTAACTATGTTCTCTGTCAATCTAACAAGGAGATTCATATCAGAAGATCCTGTTTTTTTCTTATATTTTGGGGAAAATCCATTTTCCCTTATCGCCTTTACTAATGTTTTTACAAGTATGTTATTCTTTGAAGTGATTACTCCATCTACACCTTCGACTAGCTCGATTTCACCATCAAGAAGTTGTGATATCTCTTTTAAGACAGTTTCATGAGATAACCCAGGCGGGATTCTAAAGTCAATTGTTATCCTGCATTCACTTGGCATAACATTACTTTCAGATTCTGCAGATATTGAAGTTGGTGAATAACTGAGAGATTCAAACAAGTTGTTTCCTTTATATAGCATGCTAACTTTGTTTGAAAAATCTATGAACTTTAATATTGGATTATCTTCTTCTGAAGAGGAATGTGAAGCTTTACCCTTAAACAATATCTTCAGAAGCAATCTGCCTTTGTATCCTATTGTAATCCCATCAGCAGAACCGGGCTCCCCTAGAAATATGAAATCTGCTTTTATCTTTTTCATTAATTCCAAAGTACCTCTAGAATTTGGGGCTTCTTCACCAGTAACTCCAGCAAAGATAAGTGTTCCTTTGAATTTTTTATTTTTAAACCTAATAAACGCAGAAAGAAGTGCTGCAAGCGGTGATTTGGCATCACATGCACCTCTACCATATATTTTCTTGCCTTCAATTCTAAAAGGAACTTCTCCACTGACTGTATCCATATGACTTGTCAGAAGAATGTAAGGGGGGCCAGAGCCAATTGTTGAAATAACATTCCATTCTTTATCTTGTTTGACATTAAATTTCTTATTTTTAAGAAAATTAAATAAAAAATCAGAGACATTTTTTTCTTTCTCTGAAGGGCTATAGATTTTTATTATCTCTTCAAGCAGTTTAACTTCTTCCAATAATTTCACCTGTCGCCTCAACAACCCTATCAATATGGTCCTTTTCAATTATTAAAGGTGGGAGGTATCGGACTACAAGTTTTCCTGCTGTAAGTGCAAGTACTTTTTTCTCCATAAGTTGTGCAAGATAGGGCCCTACCTTCTGCTTCATCTCAATTCCAATCATAAGGCCAAGACCCCTTATATCTTTGTAAACAGTTTCATCGATATTCTTTTTCAGTTGTGATAAGAAGTATTCTCCATTTTCTCTTGATCTTTCCACGAGTTTTTCTTCTTTTAGAGTCCTAATTGCGGCAAGTGAAGCGTTACATGCAAGGGGATTTCCTCCAAATGTGGAGCCATGCTCTCCCTTGTCAAGATTTGATAGATCTTCTCTGACAACAGTTGCCCCCATAGGTATTCCACCGGCTATTCCTTTTCCAAGGCATAAGATATCTGGCGAAACATTGTATCTATTTATTGCAAACAACTCCCCAGTTCTTCCAAAACCTGTCTGGACCTCATCTACAATCATCAATATTCCTTTTTGATCACAAATCTCTCTGATACCTTTTATGAAATCCATGTTGGCGGGTTTAACTCCACCTTCTCCTTGGATAGGCTCTACTATGATTGCGGCGGTATTGTCAGTAATTACCTCTTGAAGTTTTTCTAGATTATTGTATGCAGTATGACAAAAACCTGGAACCAACGGCAAGAAAGGTTTTTTGTATTCCGCTTTCCAAGTTGCAGAAAGAGCCCCCATTGTCCTGCCATGGAATCCAAATGTGAATGAAACGATATCTGTCTTTCCAGTTATTTTTCTTGAAAACTTTAATGCTGCTTCAACAGCCTCAGCACCAGAGTTTGATAGAAATGTTTTTGTAAGTCCTTTTGGCGTAATTTCAGCTATTTTTTCCAAAAGCTCTGCTCTCTTGTCATTATAGAATATCTCGGGGCATGAAATCAAAGTATCAGACTGCTCTTTTATAGCTTGGACTATCTTTGGGTGAGAATGCCCAAAAAGGCAAACTCCATGACCTGCAACGCAGTCTATGTATTCATTTCCTTGGCTATCATAAAGATAGATACCTTTGCCCGAAATAATTTCCAGATCTCTCTTATAGTAGACACCGCTACCATACTTTTCTTCTAAGTCTTTATAGATCATCTTGAAATCACCGTTCTCTTGCCATTCAAGGCATTTTCTAATGAATTATCTAGATTTCCTCTTGCAATTATTACTTTAGGGCTTCCCTGTTCTATGGCCTCTTTTGCGGCAAGGAGTTTTTTCTTCATACCTCCATCCGCAAATTGATAAGCTTCTTCAATCTGTAATAAGTTGAGTTCTGTTACAAGCTTTCCATCCTTTAGAAATCCATCGACATTGGTCATGACTACTAGATCAGCAGATAGTGCAGATGCTATTGCAGCTGCAGCCCTGTCCCCATCAGTGTTCACAATGTCCCCTTCAGCACTTATTGCCAAAGGGCAGATAATTGGTAAATACCCTTTATCAAGCAACATTGTAATAAGTTCCTTGTTGACACTCTCAACTTTTCCTGTGAAATCATCCTTTAGTATTTTCTTTTTTCCATCTTCAATGATCTTAATAGAATCTTTTCTCTTGGCAAGCAAGACCTTTCCATCAGCACCCGATAATCCAAAAGCATTAGCACCTGATTTTTGGAGTAGCTTTACAAGCTCTTTGTTTATCTTTCCGGCCATTACCATTTCCATGATTTGGATTGTTTCAAGATCGGTGTATCTTGATCTAAAACCGGAAACAGATGTAACAAACTTTGTTTCTTTTCCAAGCTTCTTTGAGATTTCTGTAGTCTCATAAGATCCCCCATGGACAACAACTATCTTTTCCTTTTTTGAAATCTCGGCTATCTCTTTTGCTAAGCTTTCTACCTCTGTACCAAGGCTTCCACCAATCTTTATTACAATCATCTAATCACCTAAATCGGGTGGTAACCGATATATTTTAGGCCTGTATCTTCTTCAAGACCGTACATAATGTTCATGTTCTGCACTGCAGCACCAGCTGCACCTTTCATAAGATTATCTATAGCTGAAAAGACAATCATTCTCTTGTTTTCTCTATCAAGCTCAAATCCGACTTCACAGAAGTTTGAACCTGTTAGTATTTTGGGATCAGGGTGCCTGTAGATTCCTTTCTTCTGCTTTACTACTCTGAAGAACTTATTATTATCCGAAAATTCTCTATATATCCCTCTGATTTCCTTCTCATCGTA
This portion of the Methanofastidiosum sp. genome encodes:
- a CDS encoding M20/M25/M40 family metallo-hydrolase; the encoded protein is MEEVKLLEEIIKIYSPSEKEKNVSDFLFNFLKNKKFNVKQDKEWNVISTIGSGPPYILLTSHMDTVSGEVPFRIEGKKIYGRGACDAKSPLAALLSAFIRFKNKKFKGTLIFAGVTGEEAPNSRGTLELMKKIKADFIFLGEPGSADGITIGYKGRLLLKILFKGKASHSSSEEDNPILKFIDFSNKVSMLYKGNNLFESLSYSPTSISAESESNVMPSECRITIDFRIPPGLSHETVLKEISQLLDGEIELVEGVDGVITSKNNILVKTLVKAIRENGFSPKYKKKTGSSDMNLLVRLTENIVTYGPGDSSLDHTDMECIDTDEYLKSIDILEMAISEIFGIVSL
- a CDS encoding [LysW]-aminoadipate kinase — protein: MIVIKIGGSLGTEVESLAKEIAEISKKEKIVVVHGGSYETTEISKKLGKETKFVTSVSGFRSRYTDLETIQIMEMVMAGKINKELVKLLQKSGANAFGLSGADGKVLLAKRKDSIKIIEDGKKKILKDDFTGKVESVNKELITMLLDKGYLPIICPLAISAEGDIVNTDGDRAAAAIASALSADLVVMTNVDGFLKDGKLVTELNLLQIEEAYQFADGGMKKKLLAAKEAIEQGSPKVIIARGNLDNSLENALNGKRTVISR
- a CDS encoding aspartate aminotransferase family protein gives rise to the protein MIYKDLEEKYGSGVYYKRDLEIISGKGIYLYDSQGNEYIDCVAGHGVCLFGHSHPKIVQAIKEQSDTLISCPEIFYNDKRAELLEKIAEITPKGLTKTFLSNSGAEAVEAALKFSRKITGKTDIVSFTFGFHGRTMGALSATWKAEYKKPFLPLVPGFCHTAYNNLEKLQEVITDNTAAIIVEPIQGEGGVKPANMDFIKGIREICDQKGILMIVDEVQTGFGRTGELFAINRYNVSPDILCLGKGIAGGIPMGATVVREDLSNLDKGEHGSTFGGNPLACNASLAAIRTLKEEKLVERSRENGEYFLSQLKKNIDETVYKDIRGLGLMIGIEMKQKVGPYLAQLMEKKVLALTAGKLVVRYLPPLIIEKDHIDRVVEATGEIIGRS
- a CDS encoding HAD-IC family P-type ATPase, with translation METKLDWCKLTSKDIIEKLSTSTGGLSSKEATSRLEKYGYNEIKFKKRGPIIRFLMQFNNPLLMVLIVAAFACFFLWAFMGEEDIIMDMWVIIGVVIATAVIGFIQEGKAEASIDALKDMLVDKCKVMRDGETKVIPARDLVPGDIVIIEAGDKVPADLRIVSSKSLHLDESMLTGESMPVRKGTEDDPNNKNNEGKYCMAYGGTFVTSGRGKGIVYATAEETEIGKIAKLMKSSGQTTPPILKKISAFVKLLIITIVSFGVIVFGLGVLEGYEIIYMFLAMIGMIVALIPEGLAGAIIAAFAVGSTVMAKKNAIVRNLPAAETLGSVTVICSDKTGTLTKNEMTAVRIFSGNRTYIVEGVGYEPVGQILENDGNTKAELTPELIQTLRTGFLCNNAGIAIEKNRYVAKGSHTEAALIVSATKAGINEKLLKLDEIPFEPKQQYMATLHEDCDGNIIYVKGSPERILKSCKNQFIDGKKMPLDKELIMKNVEDMAKDALRVLAMAYKKVPKDKLSLDEKDISDLTFVGAQGMIDPPRKEAIDAIEKCKTAGIRPIMITGDHAFTAKAVAKQLRIGDGEDEVLTGKEISEMTDDQLFEVVNDFSVYARVEPEHKYRITKQLQKRGHIVAMTGDGVNDAPALKAADIGVAMGVGGTEVSKEASDIILTDDNFATIVDAVEEGRHVYDNIWKVILYIMPTNGGQGLAMAGALFLAPFIPLFSHRLPIEPVQILWVNLIIAIACAIPLIWEPAGNGLLTRPPRDPNEKLFNKFFIQRVGIVSVVEVTMIFSMYLLFFKSVGNSLEFLPQAQTIAFTTIIMIEVGYLFTARSLRGTAFKINPFRNKWLTIGALTTLVLQVLLVYSEPLFGTSPFRTAPFPAIWWIPLCIVATTSFFVIEIEKFIRRRLEIKKTVI
- a CDS encoding type II CAAX endopeptidase family protein, with the protein product MTSNLPNLNDNSSKGIIYFVIITFFITYLMDAIIFLNGGLTYQNTFAFLIAMMFVPLIVSVTLTKFYLKRKLSSFGINKGKSIKYYLAAYLYPFLVIGLGVLLFVIMGFGTLRTDMDLIFPIQYGIPIYIYLINYSIAPIFPNSIFAFGEEYGWRGYLQDLLLEKFSILKTLLITGVIWGLWHAPLIAMGYNYHQYPLPGVFLFTLWTIFVGIFFGWLKIKSKSVLTAALGHGAINAYVGFGIIFAQTNNQLLGVPFGIPGLLAFFILALVFLWDLKRNYPKDF